The stretch of DNA GATGGCTCTTTGCCATTGGGTTCTTGCATCTCGCGTTTTGGAAGGCGGTGCTGGCCCTCGTGCTCTGGCCGTACTACCTCGGGGTGGCCTTGGCCCAAGTCCCGCACTGACCCGGAAAACACGAAGGGCCGAGGCCGTGCCCGCGACCGGCTTGACGCAGTTTCAGGCTACCTCGCGGTCCGGCGTTTGCGGTACGAATCCCGTCGGTGGATTTTCCCGTCGCGAAACTCGTAGAGGTCGCAGCCGCGGGATTCGATCTTCGACCCGTCGGGGCGCGTTGCGAGCATCGTCCACTCGGAGACGCCGCGGTCGCCCGCGGCATAGTGGCGGGCGTTCTGGAACCGGATGTCCGGCAGCAGTTCGAGGAGGTCGGCGTAGGCTTCCCGCACCTGCGCCTGACCGGTGTACCGCCTGCCCCACGGGTCCTCGCCTCCGGAGGATTCGTAGACGCAGTTCCCGGTCATCATCTCCATGATGGCGTCCAGGTCGTGGCGGCTCCACGCGGCGATGTGGGCCACCAGCAGGTCCTGATACACGTTGCCCCCCGGCGCCGGGGACATGCCGTCCGCCTCCTCGGGAGTCCTAGCGCGCTGTGTGGGTATGTAGGTATGCGGCGGGGCGGCCCGGTCCCTCCATGCGGCGGAAGGCTGCGCCGGAACGGGCGGTCGCGAGGGGCGGGGGCAGGGCGGTCCGGGAGCGGACGCGAACGTGAATATACAATGGCGGCGCCGCATCTCCCGAGGTCGGCATGACGGGCTCGCGGGCGTCCATTGGCGGCAACGCGGGGGAGATGGCGCGAACGGTGGCTCTCCACCTGTGGACCGGGTGGCCGCACGTGCTGCGCGCGCAGCAGTTCGATCCTTCCTCGCTCGAATCCGTGTTCCGCGAGGCGCAGCTCGCCGAGGAGATCGTCAACAGCGGCGGCAGCAATCTTCTGAAAGGCAAGATCGTCCTCACGCTCTTTTACGAGCCCAGCACGCGTACGCGGCTCTCGTTCGAGTTCGCGACGTACCACCTCGGAGGGCGCGTGCTGTCGTCCGAGGCGGCGCGCGAGTTCTCCTCCGCGGCCAAGGGCGAGTCGATCGAGGACACGATCCGCGTCATCTGCCGTTACCGGCCGTCCGCCGTCGTGATGCGGCATTACGAAGAAGGCGCGGCGGAGCGCGCGGCCGCGGTCGCCGTCGACCCGCAGCGGGGCCGGCCGATTCCGGTGTTCAACGCCGGCGACGGGCCTGGGCAGCATCCGACCCAGGCGCTGCTCGACGCCTATACGATCTGGCGCACGCGCGGGACGCTGGAGGGCGTCACGATCGCGGTGGCGGGCGATCTCCTCTACGGCCGGACCGCACGGTCGCTCTGTTATCTGCTGGCCAAGTATCCCGGCGTCTCCATCCGCTTGATCGCGCCGAAGGCGGTCCAGATGAAGGAGGACCTGCTCGCGTACCTGCGCCGGCACAAGGTGCCGTTCACCCAAACCGACGACCTCCACGCGGGCGTGCGCGGCGCGGACGTGCTGTACGTGACGCGCATCCAGAAGGAGCGGTTCGGCGAAGGCCACGCCGCGGAGTACGAGCGCATCCGCAACCAGTTTTCCGTGACCCCGGACATCCTGGCGGAGCTGCCGCCGGCCGCGATCGTGATGCACCCGCTGCCCCGCGTCGAGGGTGAGCGCTCGGAGCTCCCGGTCTCGGTCGACGCCGACCCGCGCGTCGTAATCTTCGACCAGACCGAGGCCGGTATGTACGTCCGGATGGCGCTGCTCAAGCTTGCCTGCACGGTGGACCGCTCGCGCGGCTGGTCCGGCCGCTAAGCCCCCCGCGTTCGAACGCGATGCC from bacterium encodes:
- a CDS encoding nuclear transport factor 2 family protein, which translates into the protein MSPAPGGNVYQDLLVAHIAAWSRHDLDAIMEMMTGNCVYESSGGEDPWGRRYTGQAQVREAYADLLELLPDIRFQNARHYAAGDRGVSEWTMLATRPDGSKIESRGCDLYEFRDGKIHRRDSYRKRRTAR
- the pyrB gene encoding aspartate carbamoyltransferase — its product is MTGSRASIGGNAGEMARTVALHLWTGWPHVLRAQQFDPSSLESVFREAQLAEEIVNSGGSNLLKGKIVLTLFYEPSTRTRLSFEFATYHLGGRVLSSEAAREFSSAAKGESIEDTIRVICRYRPSAVVMRHYEEGAAERAAAVAVDPQRGRPIPVFNAGDGPGQHPTQALLDAYTIWRTRGTLEGVTIAVAGDLLYGRTARSLCYLLAKYPGVSIRLIAPKAVQMKEDLLAYLRRHKVPFTQTDDLHAGVRGADVLYVTRIQKERFGEGHAAEYERIRNQFSVTPDILAELPPAAIVMHPLPRVEGERSELPVSVDADPRVVIFDQTEAGMYVRMALLKLACTVDRSRGWSGR